A genomic region of Lachnoclostridium edouardi contains the following coding sequences:
- the atpD gene encoding F0F1 ATP synthase subunit beta — translation MIAGKIISVSELNVEILLNNAPVKKRDVLYVEEGGRRRRFEVAELEGSIATAVPFDSVFGLKKGMDVEKEEEGLSVEYSDQVLGRVFNSYGNLIDGTVIENPSRKSVYREPLRLSDVEINGDILWTGIKVLDFFAPMQKGFKMGLLGGAGVGKTVVIKELINNVYKGFGSNSVFIGVGERSREGKELYDEMKEGDLLDKISMVFGQMGENSMARSKAVFSGLTVAEYLRDEKKQDVLLFIDNIYRFVQASSEISADMNRMPIENGYPLDLETMVSEIEERINSTENGSITSFQAIYIPADDITDEAVQAITQHLDGQVVLSRKVAEKGLYPAVDVFNTRSSMIDVEKVGERHYSLVEQVLQYLTRYQELEEIIAVLGIEELSQEDKMIFYRSRKLRNYFTQPMSVAAHFNGIPGEYVDIKDVLEDVEGILSGKYDDVDEGRFYMIGKCNGR, via the coding sequence ATGATAGCAGGAAAAATCATCTCTGTTTCTGAATTAAATGTGGAAATACTTTTAAATAATGCTCCTGTGAAAAAGCGGGATGTGCTGTATGTGGAAGAGGGAGGCAGAAGGCGCCGGTTTGAGGTGGCAGAGCTGGAGGGAAGCATAGCCACGGCAGTTCCCTTTGACAGCGTATTTGGGCTGAAAAAGGGCATGGATGTGGAAAAAGAAGAGGAAGGCCTTTCTGTAGAGTATTCTGACCAGGTGTTAGGCAGAGTATTTAATTCCTACGGCAATTTAATTGACGGCACTGTAATTGAAAATCCTTCCAGAAAATCAGTGTACAGGGAGCCGCTGCGTTTATCCGACGTGGAAATTAACGGAGATATTTTGTGGACCGGCATCAAGGTGCTGGACTTTTTTGCCCCCATGCAAAAGGGATTTAAAATGGGCCTTTTAGGGGGAGCGGGAGTTGGAAAAACAGTAGTAATTAAAGAGCTGATTAATAATGTGTACAAAGGCTTTGGCTCTAACTCTGTATTTATCGGAGTAGGAGAAAGATCCAGGGAGGGCAAGGAGCTGTATGATGAAATGAAGGAAGGAGATTTGTTAGATAAAATCTCCATGGTTTTTGGCCAGATGGGGGAAAATTCCATGGCCAGAAGCAAGGCTGTATTCAGCGGGCTGACAGTAGCAGAGTATTTAAGGGATGAAAAGAAACAGGATGTGCTGCTTTTTATTGACAATATTTATCGTTTTGTCCAGGCCAGCTCAGAAATCAGCGCTGACATGAACCGTATGCCTATTGAAAATGGATATCCTTTAGATCTGGAGACTATGGTCAGTGAAATTGAGGAGCGGATTAATTCTACTGAAAACGGCTCTATTACCTCCTTCCAGGCTATTTACATACCTGCCGACGATATTACAGACGAGGCAGTGCAGGCTATCACTCAGCATTTGGACGGTCAGGTGGTTTTAAGCCGTAAGGTAGCGGAAAAGGGATTATATCCTGCAGTAGATGTGTTTAACACCAGAAGCTCTATGATTGATGTGGAAAAGGTGGGGGAAAGGCATTACAGCCTGGTGGAGCAGGTGCTGCAGTATTTAACTAGGTATCAGGAGCTGGAAGAAATTATTGCTGTTTTGGGAATTGAAGAGCTGTCCCAGGAAGATAAAATGATTTTCTACCGTTCCAGAAAGCTGAGAAATTATTTTACTCAGCCTATGTCCGTGGCAGCTCATTTTAACGGGATTCCCGGAGAATACGTGGATATTAAAGATGTGCTGGAGGACGTAGAGGGAATTCTTTCCGGCAAATATGATGATGTAGACGAAGGCAGATTCTACATGATAGGTAAGTGCAATGGAAGGTAA
- a CDS encoding F0F1 ATP synthase subunit gamma, with translation MNVRNVVKVMNFHSLLRVDSAKRTANKYQLMEEQLLDMIDGIVNNRNLSLDKKLLKVNENGPQLNLYLGSDFGFCSNFNSRINEEIRADRDCHKILIGKKLYPGGEGQVLFRMDSQEFREDMAKVREAIVAGINGMQYSRINIIYNHYVNTADIQLRRKQVYPVELQNARKNNDDFVVEGDIGRLLKDLIMSYVNYQVMLADVFSRAAENLMRQNATNDSLKRIDEIEEENKRLEMKERREKEFAKVIDSFVKMKSQKDSKQK, from the coding sequence ATGAATGTACGCAATGTTGTAAAGGTAATGAATTTCCACTCCTTATTAAGAGTGGACAGTGCAAAAAGGACGGCTAATAAATATCAGCTGATGGAAGAACAGCTTCTGGATATGATAGACGGTATTGTAAACAACAGGAATCTAAGCTTGGACAAAAAGCTGCTGAAGGTAAATGAAAACGGCCCCCAGCTGAATCTGTATCTGGGAAGTGATTTTGGATTCTGCAGTAATTTTAATTCTAGAATTAATGAGGAGATCAGGGCGGACAGGGACTGCCACAAAATTCTCATTGGAAAAAAGCTGTATCCGGGAGGAGAAGGCCAGGTTCTGTTTCGCATGGACAGCCAGGAATTCCGGGAGGATATGGCAAAAGTAAGGGAAGCCATAGTGGCGGGAATCAATGGGATGCAGTATTCCAGAATCAATATTATTTATAATCACTATGTAAATACTGCAGATATTCAGCTGAGAAGAAAGCAGGTATACCCGGTTGAGCTTCAAAACGCCAGAAAAAATAACGACGATTTTGTGGTGGAGGGAGATATAGGCCGGCTGTTAAAGGACCTTATTATGTCCTATGTAAATTATCAGGTTATGCTGGCGGACGTGTTCAGCAGGGCGGCGGAAAACCTGATGCGCCAGAACGCCACCAATGATTCCCTGAAGCGGATTGATGAAATAGAAGAAGAGAATAAAAGGCTGGAGATGAAAGAGCGCAGGGAAAAAGAGTTCGCCAAGGTTATTGACAGCTTTGTAAAAATGAAAAGCCAAAAGGACAGTAAACAAAAGTGA
- a CDS encoding F0F1 ATP synthase subunit alpha (produces ATP from ADP in the presence of a proton gradient across the membrane; the alpha chain is a catalytic subunit), whose product MGRHLDELITRKIEEIQKQNNVYQVGRVTSVKEYILEVAGLEEAAFMEKVKIGAGGIGYVSSIRRHSCMVAVVTGAGSIYVGDQAVATREQFNALYSEDSIGHVIDIFGHDRMNNSSFDNVRPMEIEKAPIPIMDRGTVKRPMETGIAGIDLIYPVGKGQRQLIVGDKKTGKTQIGLDAIANQRGKQMLCIYVAVGKTKKNIRDVYQQLYRRGAMDHTMIVAAFNDDPSPMLYLTPYVALSIAEDYMMAGADVLVVIDDLKRHANIHREMSLLMGKAPSREAYPADIFYTHSRLLEKGCQHKDGGSITILPIVETKGGDITAYIPTNIISITDGQIILSAKNFQKGQKPAVNYGLSVSRLGGSVQTDEMKKLGAVVRRELLSYLETKDVYELANEDEMSVEMREKLRRGKLLLSGLNQYKYSPMTQEQIIQRFSKIIS is encoded by the coding sequence ATGGGGAGACATTTGGACGAGCTGATCACCCGGAAAATAGAAGAAATACAGAAGCAGAACAACGTTTACCAGGTAGGTCGGGTGACTTCTGTAAAGGAGTACATTCTGGAGGTGGCCGGTCTGGAAGAGGCGGCGTTTATGGAAAAGGTGAAAATAGGAGCCGGCGGAATAGGCTATGTCAGTTCTATCCGCCGCCATTCCTGTATGGTGGCTGTAGTAACAGGGGCCGGTTCTATTTATGTGGGGGACCAGGCAGTAGCTACAAGGGAGCAGTTTAACGCCTTATACTCAGAAGATTCTATCGGCCATGTAATAGATATTTTTGGCCATGACCGGATGAATAATTCTTCCTTTGATAATGTGCGGCCTATGGAAATTGAAAAAGCTCCCATTCCCATTATGGACAGGGGAACGGTGAAAAGACCTATGGAAACGGGAATTGCCGGCATCGATTTGATTTACCCGGTGGGAAAAGGACAGAGACAGCTGATTGTAGGCGATAAAAAAACCGGAAAAACCCAGATTGGACTGGACGCTATTGCCAATCAAAGGGGAAAGCAGATGCTGTGTATTTACGTGGCCGTGGGGAAAACCAAGAAAAATATCAGGGACGTGTACCAGCAGCTTTACAGAAGAGGGGCGATGGACCATACCATGATTGTGGCTGCATTTAACGACGATCCTTCTCCTATGCTTTATTTAACGCCCTACGTGGCTCTTTCCATTGCCGAGGATTATATGATGGCCGGGGCCGACGTGCTGGTAGTAATTGACGACTTAAAGCGCCATGCCAATATACACAGGGAAATGAGTCTTTTAATGGGAAAGGCACCCAGCAGGGAGGCCTACCCGGCAGATATTTTCTACACACATTCCCGCTTGCTGGAAAAGGGCTGCCAGCACAAGGACGGCGGCTCTATTACCATTCTGCCTATTGTGGAGACAAAAGGCGGGGACATTACTGCATATATTCCTACTAATATTATTTCCATTACAGACGGCCAGATTATTTTGTCAGCTAAGAATTTCCAGAAGGGCCAGAAGCCGGCTGTGAATTACGGTCTTTCTGTATCCCGTTTAGGAGGCTCTGTGCAGACAGATGAAATGAAAAAGCTGGGAGCAGTAGTGAGAAGAGAGCTGTTAAGCTATCTGGAGACAAAAGATGTGTACGAGCTGGCTAATGAGGACGAAATGAGCGTAGAAATGAGGGAGAAATTAAGGAGAGGCAAGCTTTTGCTGTCTGGTTTAAACCAGTATAAATATTCTCCTATGACTCAGGAACAGATTATCCAAAGGTTCAGCAAAATCATTTCTTAA
- a CDS encoding F0F1 ATP synthase subunit C: MENILASTMTAVGLILGLAFLGTGIGLGILGSKMAEAIGRNPETKSDIIQGVMVVAIVLTILLLLLFALVFMLLFFNPLLS; the protein is encoded by the coding sequence ATGGAAAATATTTTAGCATCCACAATGACGGCAGTGGGCTTGATTTTAGGGCTGGCGTTTTTGGGAACAGGAATCGGCCTGGGAATTTTAGGCTCTAAAATGGCGGAGGCTATTGGCAGGAATCCGGAAACAAAAAGCGATATTATACAGGGCGTAATGGTGGTGGCCATTGTGTTGACCATACTGCTTTTACTGTTGTTTGCCCTGGTATTTATGCTGCTGTTCTTTAACCCGCTGTTATCCTGA
- a CDS encoding collagen-like protein, whose amino-acid sequence MSKRIFVFVMILAVILTGGVFIYSIRNQGSAPAFFGDGYVLELQEGENGNAVPHPVYFTAGTKYKKVYPDGIAFTDMNGEKKELSQDFFIHYADESISTFKQGVVLEFNQLQNGLLNYYNLGSDSVMARQNEKYFLDNQGTPLEFQDYIWKVNDNKYLVSSPSIEITLPNQEVVETNGYVEVVYVDKGVVQIANEEKAFQVLAVGSLISLSDGTALDLENKAVLQQGEVSLTFDEITMDETGTIPVTPAADRELKVPKFDITTVDGENGRQGQKGEDGKEGQEGQAGDDGEEGNSGEKGEDGQVGSEGSAGSSGSSGNDGKSGSNGSNGSTGSAGGGGGTTTDTEKVVMPAYVLTEFDYDVSEAKGTIAVDNPDDVEGVELEEGIVRIVDIGSNTEVAAEKYEADSLSSFNDITFSTDQLQPDCQYRLSFDVSYRLTNVEDQEQTEGSKIFINRTFSTSSYGVVEEYHVGMSDSLSIILEKKPYSDVTKAKVILKADNGSSIEKEVELTSQAKTVDFSDLKSNTTYELELQVFDVKTNRFVSVSSSSYTTLKKAPIITKPPVVANNPKGYFEIRPDATPDAGGTESFVDEDHGITAYRYDVYQSAGGKLGDFVTSVYGNGMDTIAIYPDGETIKTDTDYIVKLVVEFYDNEKTVEYESPATEPFYIDQETGVPYFVFKLNKQEYETIEGDLEIHFNGALLDVEQTKPLTVRVYDELIGEHDVYTYFSDPTVSGDTQVATVPVNLTGLKANTTYRFSLYGWPKDSSTSQLLTTTVVKTPGTKKIQAVMEEVKDGGANALNAKIYFKTGTDGTASSYGQYEAHKIQSAHFTLKQGNRTIGTYTKEFEIRQQIDGNNKLDYESSFYDTVFAKTDAEEPYFNITNIDFHINDSNIQGGNYTLIIDYLEDYTATVDYRFGKNQTDFVNKIEVENQTLSLSPLETPPAIPDDPLKVTAVTKSLAVGMGLPVDETLPNTAVLGFILEPQYDNSGSFAEQYIMYAFNKEIYDAEINKVSKDNPLEEMEAQAAAVYTYSRNQEGWGSLLPGMIYLIGGDDNDGKTGKINKSGSPYNNYTYIYKKDLDRGNRYVFAYDVILDVNDNPQYKYPYEYPEYSGVSQVLRSQENDGNCEAPRIKPEYHVYPVSLNSEEAVWKIKANDPDKALTEDSFTLSWNGGTGLSKTEEKYDPEKSEEYQEIKFSLNYGSNKEIEDTLVLRGRYKAFNDGENNDGIDRELAKQQHNVYLNPPAISSLKRGSDQDELEKNCVLLEMNIPGGEEKNNNQLAGVQAYFTDGQGLQKTVIASVEAGGNNVYYASILRNDVAEFKGKTFSITVRPIYAKEEYGYGVKPDANDFIALQLDGGAYYGISSGNNLESQNSIMGSIFKSSGNTEIAGDNIKLPLKSGFDENVTWNLNLSIGEKGASYTNSGSQAVIVPKYMEVGKDAQTLKGQLLDYIIPVVRDPQFVPALYQTEFDFKLSAQVEELIQGSGNANKEIIFTVAPVSGGSVIEKKISMEELKKGQEGDTYKVILDGLAKDTDYTVYLSAVLSGGQGSKPVIFKDIEGKDGYFNFRTLKEVDITIKNEEIIDEYYNYKMIQLLYDVDSITGVQFRYDIYDVTDGIDKDNPDPAKLAYSYEELQERSAKTGADFNQFDPQQRFFQPSKGQLAKKDNYMRYNLAPPAPVQGQKRIFPGRTYAVRISAYPEGTDYSQADYESLNAGVQWSKDLSYKPMVTPNNQVSIRLIEELNTDDPNNPKQDLILTTSLGDSSHVVASEAYVKLTESGAPELDGNKNYIPIRRDGTDPYNNTTLDSLWGGYVIRIMKAKYEPDDTEKKTPIDWEVVDWDDICDPETAAALKAHCTHGTRTLELTGLELDCDYKVQMFVIMDKELEGKQEISIDADLDSPTSEAVMLTEYEQRTIGKTGILIDKNEVTLDQKDANHVVMTLYNAAGLHRLKYVRCSFMPKTEDIIYGKDTNYVALTDDNLKTSVSGSGVEKTEITMDISFEKADRYTVVTEFYGDDINTPLLRISQNEGKYLNVTATQTDARLRAKRLRSWPQKTVMAAIIDRKRGWSR is encoded by the coding sequence ATGAGCAAGAGAATTTTTGTATTTGTTATGATTTTAGCAGTAATCCTCACAGGAGGAGTTTTTATTTATTCGATCAGAAATCAGGGAAGCGCGCCGGCATTTTTCGGGGACGGATATGTGCTGGAATTACAGGAGGGAGAAAATGGAAACGCCGTGCCCCATCCTGTTTATTTTACTGCTGGTACAAAATATAAAAAGGTTTATCCTGACGGAATTGCTTTTACAGATATGAATGGGGAAAAGAAAGAGCTTTCCCAGGATTTTTTTATTCACTATGCAGATGAATCTATTAGTACCTTTAAACAGGGAGTTGTGCTGGAATTTAACCAGCTGCAGAATGGTCTGCTGAATTACTACAATTTAGGCAGTGATTCTGTAATGGCCAGACAAAATGAAAAATATTTTTTAGATAACCAGGGAACTCCCTTAGAATTTCAGGATTATATATGGAAGGTAAATGACAATAAATATTTAGTTTCCTCCCCGTCTATTGAGATTACTCTTCCCAATCAGGAGGTAGTAGAAACCAATGGATATGTGGAGGTTGTCTATGTAGATAAAGGGGTTGTGCAGATTGCGAATGAGGAGAAAGCTTTTCAGGTTTTGGCAGTAGGAAGCTTAATCAGCTTGTCAGACGGCACGGCTTTGGACCTGGAGAATAAAGCTGTGCTTCAGCAGGGGGAAGTCAGCCTGACCTTTGATGAGATTACTATGGATGAAACAGGTACGATTCCTGTAACTCCGGCAGCTGACAGAGAATTAAAGGTTCCTAAATTTGATATTACAACTGTGGACGGAGAAAATGGACGGCAGGGCCAGAAGGGCGAGGACGGAAAAGAAGGACAGGAAGGACAGGCCGGGGACGACGGAGAAGAGGGAAACAGCGGCGAAAAAGGGGAGGACGGCCAGGTAGGTTCAGAAGGCTCAGCAGGAAGCAGCGGTTCCAGCGGAAATGACGGAAAAAGCGGTTCCAATGGCTCTAACGGTTCCACCGGTTCTGCAGGAGGCGGAGGCGGCACTACGACTGATACAGAAAAAGTAGTGATGCCTGCTTATGTGCTGACGGAATTTGACTATGATGTATCAGAGGCAAAAGGTACAATTGCCGTGGATAATCCTGACGATGTAGAGGGAGTAGAGCTGGAAGAAGGAATTGTCCGCATTGTAGATATAGGAAGCAATACAGAGGTGGCAGCGGAAAAATATGAGGCTGACAGCTTATCCTCATTTAACGACATTACCTTTTCCACTGACCAGCTGCAGCCTGACTGCCAGTACCGCCTTTCATTTGACGTTTCCTACCGCCTGACTAATGTAGAGGACCAGGAGCAGACAGAGGGCTCTAAAATATTTATTAACAGAACCTTTTCCACCTCCTCATATGGAGTGGTGGAAGAATACCATGTAGGAATGTCAGATTCTCTGTCAATTATTTTAGAGAAAAAGCCTTATTCAGACGTAACTAAAGCCAAGGTGATTTTAAAGGCAGACAACGGCTCCTCCATTGAAAAGGAGGTGGAGCTGACCTCACAGGCAAAAACCGTGGACTTTAGTGATTTAAAAAGCAACACTACCTATGAGTTGGAACTGCAGGTTTTTGATGTAAAAACGAATCGCTTTGTTTCTGTGTCCAGTTCCTCCTACACTACCTTGAAAAAGGCGCCAATTATAACAAAGCCTCCGGTGGTGGCCAACAATCCAAAAGGATATTTTGAGATTCGTCCGGACGCAACTCCGGATGCAGGGGGAACAGAATCATTTGTAGATGAAGATCACGGAATCACGGCTTACAGATATGACGTGTACCAGTCTGCCGGAGGAAAGCTGGGAGATTTTGTAACCAGCGTGTATGGAAACGGTATGGATACCATTGCCATTTATCCTGACGGTGAAACAATAAAAACAGATACAGATTATATAGTTAAGCTGGTAGTGGAGTTTTATGACAATGAGAAGACAGTAGAATATGAATCCCCGGCCACAGAACCCTTTTATATTGATCAGGAAACGGGAGTGCCGTATTTTGTATTTAAGCTTAATAAGCAGGAATATGAAACAATTGAAGGCGATCTGGAAATTCATTTTAACGGGGCGCTTTTAGATGTAGAGCAGACAAAGCCATTAACTGTGCGGGTTTATGATGAGTTAATCGGAGAGCATGATGTTTATACATATTTCTCAGATCCTACTGTTTCCGGAGATACCCAGGTGGCCACGGTTCCTGTGAATTTGACAGGATTAAAGGCCAATACCACATATCGCTTCAGCTTGTACGGCTGGCCTAAGGACAGCTCTACCTCACAGCTTTTGACTACTACTGTTGTAAAAACTCCGGGGACAAAGAAAATTCAGGCTGTCATGGAGGAAGTGAAGGATGGGGGCGCCAATGCTTTAAACGCCAAAATATATTTTAAAACAGGAACAGACGGAACTGCTTCTTCCTATGGCCAGTATGAAGCCCACAAAATTCAAAGCGCTCATTTTACATTAAAACAGGGAAACCGTACCATAGGAACCTACACAAAGGAATTTGAAATCAGACAGCAGATAGACGGAAATAATAAGTTAGACTATGAAAGCAGCTTCTATGACACTGTATTTGCTAAAACAGACGCAGAAGAGCCGTATTTTAATATTACAAATATTGATTTCCACATTAATGACAGCAATATTCAGGGAGGAAATTATACTTTGATTATTGATTATCTGGAGGATTATACTGCTACTGTTGATTACAGATTTGGAAAAAATCAGACGGATTTTGTAAATAAGATAGAGGTGGAGAATCAAACCCTTTCTTTAAGTCCTTTGGAGACGCCTCCTGCTATTCCAGACGATCCTTTAAAGGTGACGGCTGTGACGAAAAGTTTGGCTGTGGGCATGGGACTTCCTGTAGATGAAACCCTTCCTAACACAGCAGTTTTAGGATTTATTTTAGAGCCTCAGTATGACAACAGCGGCAGCTTTGCTGAACAGTATATTATGTACGCTTTTAATAAAGAAATTTATGACGCTGAAATTAATAAGGTTTCTAAGGACAATCCTTTGGAGGAAATGGAGGCTCAGGCGGCGGCTGTTTACACTTATTCCAGAAACCAGGAAGGCTGGGGCTCCCTCCTTCCAGGCATGATTTATTTAATTGGAGGAGACGACAATGACGGAAAGACAGGAAAAATAAATAAATCAGGAAGCCCTTACAATAATTACACTTATATTTATAAAAAAGATCTGGACAGAGGAAACAGGTATGTATTTGCATATGATGTTATTCTGGATGTAAATGATAATCCTCAATATAAATATCCATATGAGTATCCTGAATACAGCGGAGTCAGCCAGGTTTTAAGAAGTCAGGAAAATGACGGAAATTGTGAAGCTCCCAGAATTAAGCCGGAGTATCATGTTTATCCTGTATCCTTAAACTCTGAGGAGGCTGTATGGAAGATAAAAGCCAATGATCCAGATAAAGCTTTGACAGAAGATTCCTTTACTCTTTCCTGGAACGGAGGCACGGGACTGTCTAAAACAGAAGAGAAGTATGATCCTGAAAAATCTGAGGAATATCAGGAAATTAAATTCTCCCTGAATTATGGAAGCAATAAGGAAATTGAAGATACCTTAGTTCTCAGAGGCAGATATAAGGCCTTTAACGACGGGGAAAATAATGATGGAATTGACAGAGAGCTGGCAAAGCAGCAGCACAATGTGTACTTAAATCCTCCTGCCATTAGTTCTTTAAAACGCGGTTCTGACCAGGATGAGCTGGAGAAAAACTGTGTGCTTCTGGAAATGAACATTCCAGGGGGAGAGGAGAAGAATAATAATCAGCTGGCCGGAGTTCAGGCATATTTCACTGACGGACAGGGGCTGCAAAAGACAGTGATTGCTTCTGTAGAGGCTGGGGGAAACAATGTTTACTATGCTTCTATTTTGAGAAATGACGTAGCTGAGTTTAAGGGAAAAACCTTCAGCATTACAGTCCGCCCAATTTATGCGAAAGAAGAGTATGGATATGGGGTAAAGCCTGATGCAAATGATTTTATTGCTTTGCAGCTGGACGGAGGCGCTTATTACGGAATTAGCTCTGGCAATAATCTGGAATCCCAGAATTCAATTATGGGAAGTATTTTTAAGTCCTCCGGCAATACAGAAATTGCAGGAGACAATATTAAGCTGCCTTTAAAAAGCGGATTTGATGAAAATGTTACGTGGAATCTGAATCTTTCCATTGGAGAGAAGGGAGCTTCTTACACCAATTCCGGATCTCAGGCAGTAATAGTGCCTAAATATATGGAGGTAGGAAAGGACGCCCAGACCTTAAAAGGACAGCTGCTGGATTACATTATACCAGTTGTCCGCGATCCGCAGTTTGTGCCGGCTTTATATCAGACAGAGTTTGATTTTAAGCTGTCGGCTCAGGTAGAAGAATTAATTCAGGGCTCAGGTAATGCAAATAAAGAAATTATTTTCACAGTGGCCCCTGTATCCGGCGGTTCTGTCATAGAAAAGAAAATTTCTATGGAGGAACTGAAAAAGGGACAGGAGGGGGATACATATAAAGTAATTTTAGACGGCCTGGCAAAGGATACAGATTATACAGTGTATTTGTCTGCTGTTCTTTCAGGCGGTCAGGGAAGCAAACCAGTTATATTTAAGGATATTGAAGGAAAGGACGGATATTTTAATTTCCGGACTTTAAAAGAAGTAGATATTACTATTAAAAATGAAGAAATTATAGATGAATATTACAACTATAAAATGATTCAGCTGCTTTATGATGTGGACTCTATTACCGGGGTGCAGTTCAGGTATGATATTTATGACGTAACAGACGGAATTGACAAAGATAACCCTGACCCGGCTAAGCTGGCTTACAGTTATGAGGAGCTGCAGGAAAGATCGGCAAAAACAGGAGCCGACTTTAATCAGTTTGACCCACAGCAAAGATTTTTCCAGCCGTCTAAGGGGCAGCTGGCAAAGAAGGACAATTATATGCGGTATAACCTGGCCCCGCCGGCTCCTGTCCAGGGACAGAAAAGAATTTTCCCGGGACGGACTTATGCAGTGAGAATCTCCGCATATCCGGAGGGGACAGATTATTCTCAGGCAGATTATGAAAGCCTGAACGCCGGCGTTCAGTGGTCCAAGGATTTAAGCTATAAGCCTATGGTTACGCCTAACAATCAGGTGTCTATCCGCTTGATTGAGGAGTTAAATACAGATGATCCTAATAATCCAAAGCAGGATTTAATTTTAACTACTTCTCTGGGGGATTCCAGCCACGTAGTAGCTTCTGAGGCATATGTAAAGCTGACAGAAAGCGGGGCGCCGGAATTAGATGGAAATAAAAATTATATTCCCATCAGACGGGATGGCACAGACCCATACAACAATACAACCTTAGATTCTCTGTGGGGCGGATATGTAATCAGAATTATGAAGGCAAAGTATGAGCCTGACGATACAGAAAAGAAAACGCCTATCGACTGGGAGGTTGTAGACTGGGATGATATTTGCGATCCGGAGACAGCGGCGGCGTTAAAGGCCCACTGTACCCACGGAACCAGAACTTTGGAGCTGACAGGCCTGGAGCTGGACTGCGATTATAAGGTGCAGATGTTTGTCATTATGGACAAGGAGCTGGAGGGAAAACAAGAGATTTCCATTGACGCAGATTTAGATTCACCTACAAGCGAGGCTGTGATGCTGACAGAGTATGAACAGAGAACCATTGGAAAAACAGGTATTCTAATTGATAAAAATGAAGTTACTCTGGATCAGAAGGATGCAAATCATGTGGTAATGACCTTGTACAATGCAGCCGGACTTCACAGACTGAAATATGTAAGATGCTCCTTTATGCCAAAAACAGAGGATATTATATACGGAAAAGACACAAACTATGTGGCTCTTACAGATGATAATTTGAAGACCTCAGTCAGCGGCAGCGGAGTTGAGAAAACTGAAATTACTATGGATATATCATTTGAAAAAGCAGACAGATATACAGTAGTAACAGAGTTTTACGGGGACGATATTAATACCCCTCTCCTGAGAATTTCTCAGAATGAAGGAAAATATTTAAATGTAACTGCAACTCAGACAGATGCAAGACTGAGGGCGAAAAGATTAAGGTCATGGCCACAGAAAACAGTGATGGCGGCAATTATAGACAGAAAACGAGGCTGGAGCAGATAG